GATCCAGGATCGCtgcaggggagcaggggctgggatccaggatCTGGGGTTTGTTGCTTGTGAACCTTAATTTAGTTCTCTCCCATGGTATTATTCTGATTACTTTATATTACACTATCACCTTGGGgctccagccaagatcagggccccatcatgcCAGGGGCAGCGCAGATGCAGAGCAAGAGAGAGTCCTTGCCCTGAAAAGCTCACGTGCTAAAGACAAagttgggaggggaaactgaggtgcagggcAGTTACTTGCCCAAGTCACCCAGCAAGCTCatggcagggccaggaataggTCGCCCCTGTCCCAGTGCAGTACCATAGCCCGAGACCACGATGAATGGACTGTGCTGGTTTTCTGCCCCAGAATAGATCTGATCTTTATGATTATTAGAAAGAGCAAGAGGCTTACTTCAGGGCTGGTTCTGAGCCAGCCAAGTCCCCTTGTGCGTGGAGGTCCTTCCCGTGAGCATGCCACCCTCTGTGCTTCAAATATCCTAGGATCTGAAGAATTTCCCTGCGCTGTATCCCATCTGCTGGGATTCCCCATCCTTAGAAGGGATGGGGAGGACACACATTGTAACAAAGCCTCAGTGACTAGTTATCGAACCCAGATGTCACCTGCCTGTTTGCCTTGTGTCTTTCCTTTGGGCTCAGGATTTCCCAGTTCCCGAGCCTCACGTGATATCCTGGATGGAACAAGAGGGAGAGCCACGTGTCCGGGATTCCCAGGACTTGGGGGAAGCGGAGCTCCTAGGAGGCACCTGTGCAGGTGAGGGAGATGTCGAAGCAGCCCCTGGACATCAGCCTGCAAGGGAAAGAGAGGAAATCCCAACACAGCTGTTGCAAGGGATAAGAGGGGGCTTTGTCTCCTCCTAGTGGCTGCAACATGTATTGCAGTATGCCTCTGAgctaatgggcctgattctttaaAGCAGGCTGTAGGGGCTTATGTTTTAAGAtccagtgtggcctagtggatggagcagTTGTCTGGACTTGAGAAGGCCcagcttctattcctggctctgctactgacgtgctgggtgaccctgggcaagtcactgttcctcagtttctccagctgtaaaaggGATACCAATGCTGACCCACTTTGTAAAGCGCCTTGAGGGAACAAGTGCTATATACGAGTTAGGGATTCTCCGGCAGCTCCAGTTCAGTGTCTTCCAACAAGCTCCTTCTCGTCTAGTTCAATACTACGGGCAACACTTCTCTCCCCAGGGCAGGTGTCAATTCTAAGCTTTCCACCCATCCTCGTTGACTTCTGATTCTATCCCCCCTCTGCACGCATCTGACCTGGAGGTGGTCCCAGCAACCAAGTCCAGGGGGAACTGGCTCCTGCTGGATATTTACGACAGTCGCTCTCCAGTTTATTGCTTGTATTGATTCCCCCAAGCAAGCTGAGGGCCCCCTGGTGATAGGTGGtgtacaaatacattttaagagcGAGGCTGGCTGTGGTAGTGACATGCCATAACACAGCCTATCACCACAACACAGCCTGAAGCAGGCATCcttccaggcagagcagggctgtcCTCCCCAGCGTACATGTGGGAACAGAGAGCCCGAGGACTTGTCCATGGTCCTACGGGTAGCGGAGGAGGAAGTTGTACTGAGGTTTCTTGGGTGCTAGTCAAATGCGCTAACCACTGGGCCACCTCCCTTTTCCAGCACCCCCCTCCCTTGAAGAGTTTATAATGGCCCCTAGCCTCCtgggcatttaggtgcctaactctcactgGCACCTAAATGGTatccagtgggagttaggcacctaaaaacgtgttaggatctgggcctaattagacaaaaggtgggaggagaaacagaaacacagagagggaaagtgacctgcccaaggcgGTGGCAGAGACACAAATAGAAGCCATGTCTCCAAGGGCCGGTCCAGCACTGCCCACTAGTCTGCACAGCCTTCTCTGCGTTTAGCTCGGGACTGGATTCTCTCTCTTCGTTCCAGCCGCCGGTGGAAGTGTGAGTGAGAACGAGGGAGAGACGCCCCAAGAGGGAGGCGCTGAGCCGCCGGGGCCCGTCTCTGAAAGCCTCAGGGAGGCTGTCTCGCAGAGCCCCGATCCAGAGAAGAGTCAGAGCCGGCCAGAAAGGCAGCGGAGAAAGACCCCGGGCAAGAGGCTGGTTAAATCCCCCACCCAGTGCGAGAAAGGCTTCCGGAAACTCAAGGACATCCTGGTGCTGCAGCGATCCCACTCCCGGCTGAGACCCACCATCTGCAGCGAGTGCGGCAAAGGCTTCAGCCGGAGCTCCGACCTCATCCGGCATCAGATCACCCACACTGGCGAAAAACCATACACCTGTGCCGACTGCGGCAAAGGCTTCAGCCAGAACTCCAACCTGGTGACCCACCAGCGCATCCACACCGGCGAGAAGCCCTACCAGTGCAGGGACTGCGAGAAACGCTTCAGCGAGAGCTCCGCCCTCATCCagcaccagcgcacccacaccgGCGAGAAGCCCTACAAGTGTGGGGAGTGCGGGAAGCGCTTCAGCGTCAGCTCCAACCTCATCCGCCACCGCCGGACCCACACCGACGAGAAGCCCTACATATGCATCGAATGCGGCGAGAGCTTCCGCCACAAGTCGCAACTGAGACGGCACCAGAAGCTGCATGTGGCATAGAAGGCGGGGGAGGCGAGGGGGATAGATCGGATACAGAACAGGTGGTTGGGTGAGGTGCGGGGGGGTTTGTGAGATGGGGGGTTCCTTGCAGGGAGGGGGGGGTGGCATGGATGGCTTGCGGGAAGCTCTGTTGCTTGGGACAGCTGGCGGTGGGATTAGATGGGAGACGGTTCCTATTTTAGTTATGCTTTTTTTCTGGAGGCCTAGGGGAGTTGGGTGCATGACTCTCTCCCGTTATATTGTCAGAGAATTTTGAAAATGCCAAAGGGATTTAAGAGCTTACGTCTCGTTGAACGACAGTGGGGCTTGTGGCTCTTTAAGCCCTATCGACTTTGCTCCTAAATCCCTCAGGTGACCTTGAAAATCGCACTTTGGAGGGGTGCTTAACTCCCTTTGGCGCCTTTGAAAAATctaagcctcagtttccccagagagactccccacccaggggctgtcACTGCCTTATTGGTGAAACTGGACAATGCCGAGCCGTCCCGAGAATGAGATCAACGAGGCGGCGCAGACTGCACCAACAAAGCAGCAGTGAGAGGGCTTCGGGAGCCCACGGCAGTGGCAAATGGCAGACCCGAAGGAGGGGTGGGTACGCTGGCGTTGCAAAGAACCCCAGGATACTGGGATCCATGATGGAGATTCCTAGCATCCGCCCAAAGGTGGGGATTCAATGTAAGACGAGAGAGTCAACCACCAGGCCAAAGTCAGAGCCATGGCTGGATCAGGAGCACATGGGTGTCTATGTAGCATATTGAGCAGCTGTGCATATTTAGATACTCTCTAGCATTAGCAACGCGTAGCACTGGGCCCTGGCACATGCTCAACTGTGTTTTAAGTCCCGCTGAAGTGAGAGAGAAGCCGGAGTCCCAGCCTCCTATCAATTTAGTTTAACAGCCCTGATTCAGGCACGCACGGACTATTGTCACATCTCCTCTCTCTCAAGGTGCATGTAACGGCTCCGTTCCCATGCCAGCCTGCTCAAATGGTCCATGCACTGTCCCAAAACTTCACTGAGCAGCGGGAGGCTGATgagcatggctctgaaggaacaGCAGAGCATGGTTTGCAAGGGAAAAGAACGTATTTTGAGGGAGGCCTTTTAAACAAGATCTGAAATCCATGGAAGAAAgatggtttttgggttttttttttgggtttttttttaggaaagaCAAATCTTTGTGTAAGGCAAATGCTCTTGGAGTGGTATCCAAAGAAGTTCTCAAGACCCACCTAGTGAAGAGAAACCTTCAAAGGTTCTCTCCTCTCCTGGAGCCATTCCAAAGAATGGAAGGAGTAGCTGTGGCCTGAAAAGAGCTGGAGATTGAGGTTGTGCATATGGCTTGGAGAAGGGATAGAGATCTTTCTTGAGCAGAGCTGAAGGTCGAGGTGAACATAGAGAGGAAGCTGATGGAGAACGACGGGGACAGCATAAGCCAAGAGCAATCACCATTGTATAGTGCAGTGTTTCCAAAACATGTGAAAGCTGAGCCCCCACATTAGCCAAATGAAATCAGTTGTGCCCATCCCCCCCACTGTGTATTGTTAAAAGCTGTACCCAAGATGAGCGATGGATTGTTGATTTTCATCATCTGACCCAGCCTTGCCTCACATACTTCAGTGAGCATTGAAATAGCTCACAACACTGGCATTTAAAGCATTGTCATTGGCCTCTGAGCTAGTGCCCCATTGAAATGAACTGGGCGAGGAGcttttgtttcaggctctctgcaaactcaggtaCGTGTTGCTGTTACATCAGCTTCCAAGGTTATCTTCCCACCTATAACAGCTCAAGACCAGGTGAGAGCTGAGAATCTGGAGAAGAGTTACAAGGTCCGCCCCCCTTTCCTCAGGCTAATTCTTCACATGCTCCATTTGGGGGGGACACCTCACACATTGGGAAACGCTGATAGGCTGGATTCTCTATAGAGGTAAAATCCAGGCTGAAAAGGAAGGTAGATGGACATGTGAATGAGGTGAAAATGCAGCTTACCCAAGATGGAAGAAGAAGCTCATAAACCTGCATATGGTTGTCTCCACCGCACCTCTGTTCAGGTGAATGGTGATGATCTTCAGCTCAGTAACGACCTGCCATCATTAGAGCAGAAAAGTAGGTCCACCTGCTGAGATGAGGCTGAAGGCGATGGAATGGAGGATTAGCCGATGGAGCAAGGTTGCAAGTGGAGAGAGCAGGAGCTGATGCCAGGGATGAAGGGTCCTTGAACGTCACTTCAATCCAGTGGACGAAAAGTGGCAGAGTCAGATCCCCCAGCTGCAGACAGAGGGTAGGGAGAGCAGTCTTGGAAGGCTGAGAAGCAAAGAGGAGCAAAGACCAAAATGTTAGCAAGACTCACCACAAGGAGGTTTAAAGGGAGCCGTAAGGAATCCTAGAAGATTGGGAAAGGGAAGAGTAGCAGCAAAGTCACCGATTTGATGATGGACTTTGCAGAGCAGAAGGCTGGGAATTCATAGAttcagattttaaagccagaagggaccaccctgAACCGCctgtctgaccttctgcatgatacaggccagagaatttccaaACAAATGAGGATCTGGGTGCAGGAACATGTGATGGCCACAACAAAACCAAAGTGGTCCAAATTATGGGACAAGTCAAGGAAGATCGCTTGGAATGCCGAGAGACCTGCTGTAAATATTTAAACAAGGACAACTCCTTTGAAAAAGGGCTGgaactaaagaaaaataatttttttcccttttttttttttttaaataaaaggtagAGTCTTTTCATGAGATGAATGTTCTTAAGATGGTGTCTGGGAAATCTGGAGACCATCACAGTGAGTGAAGAGGAACCTTCAAAGGTTCTGGGATCTCACTGAGCTACTCAGGATAGCTACTCAATCTGAACTGGCTTAGATCCAAACTCAATGGCACCTATCAAAGCAAGAAGACATCCACAGGATCCAAGCACAAAATGGCAAGCAAGTTGAGAAGATCCTGGGGGATAAAATTAAAGGAGTTTCTTGGAGATTTAGACGAAGACACAGGTGGGGAAAAACCCCAACTCTAGGAAACCTATGAAACAAGATCGCATAAGTAGAGAATGGTGTGGTCCGTAAACATCAGCCTTTGATGACTACTGTCATGGCCACATGCTCTGGAGAAAACTGGAATTTGATCATGAAAACAACCACCAGAATCCAAGATTTTAACTGTccaaaaacccaacaaaacatCAATTGCGTCGTGAACCAAAGTTCAGAAACCGAGAGTCTAGCGGAAACTTTGGAGGATGGACAAAATCACTAGCAGAAGGGACTTGAGTTCCGATGGAAAGGGATACCGAGGCTGTATCGAGCTGGTACCTGTTTGGTGAAAGACCGAGATCTGGATCTTGAATGAGGGTATTCCCACATGCACATATGTATATCACTGTAATAGAGACAGGTTTCTTTTTAATGTCTGAGGCAAACTTAGCTTAGGTAACTATAAGATACAGTGTCAGTGTACATAGGATTTACTAGAGTAGCATGGTTAACGATATAGCTAGGGTAGAATAAGTTCCTAGGTAGATACAAAGTAACATGGGGATGAGAAGTTCTTCAGTGGAAACCCTGAACTCTGGAGGTTCAAATCCCGATCCAAGCTATCCAAAGACTCATCTCCGGTTCAGAGTAGAGCCAGTTAGTTTAAGGCCGAGATGCTGAATGAGGTGCCCAATTCCTATTGATTCCAATGAGaatcaggcacctaactcccttaagcAACTACTGCCAATCCCAGCGTCTGATGAGGAGTGACTGCAGCAGAGGCAAGAACAGGTTTGGATTTGGTTTAAGCCGATTATGTACATGCCCTGCTTTGAGCTACATTGCTCGCAAAACGTTGCGTCCGCCCTATACTGATATAAGTGTGTAATGGAGCATCCCAGGGTGCCAAGCTGCGGCTGCACATTCTGGGAATTTTTGCAATAGATTGTGGGATATCTGCTGGTGGCTAATGCCATTGTGGGACATGGGGTCAAACTCCCATGATCCTTCCTTCCGTAACCCAGAATTAATCTGGTTCCCACTAACCATGCTCTGGGCAAAATTGAATTAAGAGTGTCCACGTGGGATTGCACCGCGTCAGTCTACGTATAGgcagccaacccccacccccactccatatTCCTCTAATTTCAAGGGGATGTCTTGTGGAGGCCGGGTCTCCTTAGCAGGGGATGGAGCAGCAGAAGCCGGCCGGTTCTTTAATTAGAGGAAAACTAGGACAAGCGTAGTCGCATTTATATGCTAGTCACTTCTGCAGTGTCTCGgtgtctctttttctttttaaatgagcgGTAGGTTACTCGCATCAGTGGTCTTCGAGAGCAATCGGCCGGtcgcggctggagaaggaggcgCATTCCATTTCCATTGCTCCCAGCCGGCAGCTGGGGTCAGTTTAAAACTCTCTTGTGGAGAGTTTGCTGCTGTTGCGAGCAGAGCAGTTGGCATGCCGGTCAGGAACATCCCTTGCACCATCCGGTGCCCGAGTCTTGCCCTAGAAGCCAGGATAAAAGTGCAGACAAACGGCTGCTTGTAGATGTTGAATAACTTGTAGGATTTCAGTTGAATAAACGAGTGGCGacagtttttttaattaaaaacaaaaccaaacctgttCCATGGGATCTGGTTTCATTCTTGTCTTTGCCTTAAATTCGAGTATTGCCAACCGTGAGTGATCAAAAATATgagcccccccaccaccaaagcATCAGATTGGCCTAAAAATCTTGAGatgtaaaaataaaagcacacctacaatttattatttaatttgctGTCTGGGCGTATGGGGTCCtgctttccagcttttctccacaaccacgaGGGCTAGACACTGACTTTTGAAAGGGAGCCTGAGCGTCATGACTCCTGGAGGTGGGGCTTCAAGGAAAGTAACAACACTTGTGAGACTAGGCGCCACTGAGCTCTCTTGGGATGAGATTTTGCAACAAGGCTGTGAGGATTTGGGGCCAAGTTCCCCTTCATTCTTATAGGAGTGGGGTCCCCAAACCGGTTCATATGACTTTGaaatctcaggcctggtctacactagacaaGTCGGCATAACTATGTTCctctgtgtagacagcgctaggtcaatggagagaattctcagggagatggattacgTACGCCagcgggagaacccctcccatcagaggaggtagtgtctacactaaacTGCTACTAAGTGTAGCTtttgcattttaagtgtagacaggccttcgctctgactctgtggatggaagccagggctgcagcagcaccCGAACGCTTCCATCCACCAGATCATGAGAAGTTTGGGTTTTGCTTTCCCTGTTCCTCTGCGTTATAGCTTCTGTGAGAGCCGCCACGCAGGGGACTGAACCAGGGACGCCAGCGCTAAAAGCTTGAGCCGCTCCAGCGTGAGCTAAAGAGTTGTGACTCCCTGCCGAGCGCTGGGGAGCAGAGACTGGGTGTGGCTTGCAACACACTTCAGGGGGTTACACCTCCGCAGTTATCTGCTGCCCTCATATATTACAAATTCAAGGACCTTCCTCCACTCTCCCGGGATTTGGAGTTCAGCCCCTTCCTTCCTGTCCCTGCCACTCAGGGCTCTTGCCAGAACCTGCCgcagagagcagggggcaggactggacTTAGTTAATGGAAAACATGagcaaagggaggaaaaaaaacaggaaagagGGAGAAAGAACCCCAATAATCGGCTCAATTCTCCATCACTGTGTGTCTCACCTCATGCCACGCAGGTGGGAAATGAGCAGCAAGGTACCAGCCTACTCACCTGCGCAGCGTTTGCACCCTGGTGTCAAGGGCAGGCCAGCCGCAGGCCAGCACAAATCTCAGCCCCCAGGCTTTATTTTTATTGGCTGAGCAATGGCCCTATTGATTTTGGTGGGAACTGCCACTCACATCAGGCCCACCGAGGGCCCATTTGGTGCTGGAGGCTGGGGAggctttcctcctccccaccccatctcacTTTGCTCGAGGGTTATGCAGCCGGCAGCACCTTGTCAGCCTCGCCCTGCACGTGGGAGTAGCTCACAAGGCTGCATAGCGGTCCAGGCAGGGGTGGTTGCCTACTGCAGGGGTTTTCAAccgttttctctcccccccccacccccatacgcTGTAAAAACTTCGCCACAATACCTGGTTTTCTGCAtctaaaagccagggctggcattagggggtagcaagcagggcaactgcttGGGCCCATGGTCcaacactggccctgctttgtGATCCCCCTGAAACCTACTCCTGGCCCCCCCAGGGAACCACTGGCCTACTGGGCACGCTTGAGGAAGCTTAGGAAGAGACTGGGGCTCACAGGAACAGACATGCCGGAGTTGCTGTTTtccttcagctcctggagtcacctTATTCCAAGCTCCCCAGCCCAATTAAGCCTTTACAGGCTGCAGATCTGGGTTGGCTGCATCCCGCCATGAGACAGCCTTAAAAGCGAGCGTTCCACTTAAAACCTACTGTCATCTGCTGGTGCGACGGGCCACAAAAGCCAGGCGTTCCGCGCCTCGCTCAGATCAGTGGGTTCAAAGAGTGGCTGTTGCCAGTGGCATCCGACCAGTGGCGCTAGAAAATTTGTATTTGATTAGGAATTTCAAATGTTTGCCCCGATCTGGACCCTGGGATTTTTAAACAGGTGATTGACTCATGCCGGTGGAGGCGGAGCTAAGGGGCCTGCTACTtcacctgcagcagctctggatgctgagctgggagcagctgctgccccGCTGACCATACCTGAACCATTAACAGAATTAATGCAATGCCATGGGCAAAGCTGTGGGCCCAGGCAGGCCCCCACCGTTACTGCTctgtctgtggggcagggggaggagcaacAGAAAAGCAGAGAGCAGTCATATCAATCAAATAAACAGGGTCTGGTTGGTGATAATTGGATGTGTTTTATTAGCTTAAAAGCTGGGTCAGCCGGTGGCTTTCCCAGGTCACAGCTGATCGGGAGGCCAAAACCCCAGCTCATTTGGTCAGTAAATGAAATGACATCTGTGATCTCTGTCGCATCCCACCCTGGCAGACAGTGTGGCTGCGTCCCCGGCTAGCGGCAGGACCATATACACAACCCTGCTGGGCCAACTTCACTCGGGCAGTAGACGCTGACCCATTTAGCATCAGGACGCCGAGATCCCAGCCCCGCTGCCGACCCCACTAGGGGGTGTCGTGGTGCTGCCCCGTAACCCCTCCTTTGTTCTGCTCATTTACTGCCACACCACAGACCCACGCATGCAAGAGGAAAGACGAACAACTGGGCAAATTTTGACACTGAGTCTGGTTCCTTTGCTTTTCACCCTTCTCCTCTGCCTCTCAGCCATCTCTCCAGGCGGCAGCAGCTCACAGAGGTGTTGGACATACCAGCCAGTCCAGCCttgcagttgatttttttttttttaagtgccagGAATATTCTCTCACGCAGTCTTTCTGTTTAAGTCCATGTGGCCTGCTGCTTTAAATCAACGCTTAGAAGAGAAGCTGATTTAACCCACACTCAGAGCTGTGTGCTGGTTCCTTCTCGAGGTAGCTGGGAGGTTATATCAGCACATAACAGCCTTGGCTGAGTGAAGATGCTCTTTTAGCTCGGACAGTGCAGGCCCACGCGTCAAGATACATaagtcccaggttcaattcccccgcCATCCACTAGCACTGGGAAGTCTTTAGTTCTGCCATTCTCGCTTCTCTCCCAAAGAAGAAAACAATCCCTGAGGATAGGAAGTaagtcaagaaataacacaagagaagagaagggggggaaaaaaatctgtacaACGCCCACCATGTTCTGGAGCCTACTGTGATGGAAATACCACCAGTTGGAGGTATGGTTACTTGAGCTTTGAGCTAGCGCCCGGTCTTTACATCTGTGACGCTGTTTCCGCAGTCCAAGTATGTCACAGGCCGGAGTAGCCCTGCGGAGATACAGACAATAGTAACAATTCTTTAGATGTTTAAAAATTCAGCCTGGCCGGTATCATTGGTAACCATCTGGAATACGTCATTTTCCACAAGAGCCTCCTGTTTGCTTGGCAGGATTTGGACATGTATTCTTCAGCCACATCTTTATTATAAGTCAGTAGCGACACGTCTAGTTAAGGttaatcatagactatcagggttggaagggacctcaggaggtatctagtcgcaccccctgctcaaagcaggaccaatccccaatgtttgccccagatccctaaatggccccctcaaggattgaactcacaaccctataagaagtgttttcagttgcttataactttgccagacttaaACCTTGtgagctgaaatttcccatgctgctAAGATGAGCCAATGGTTacttaccctcactgttaaaaaaggGCCTTATTTCTCGTCTGAATTTGTttcacttcaacttccagccactggctccTGTTATGTAGTTGTCTGCTAAATTGAATAGCCTGCTATGGTCaaattttgttccccatgtaggaacTTCCAGACTGTAATcaatctctttgttaagctaactagattgagctccttgagtcttcactataaggcatgttttctaaccttTAAGTATTCTCCTAGCTCATCTCTGAACCagctccaatttatccacagccatcttgaactgtggacagcagaactggacccaggattccagcagcacgCACCagactttgtaatatttaaaaaccggacactccagccggagtgctggaacctcccccgccccacctcttcccctggaggtcccacccctgccccgcctcttcccccaagaccctgcccccatttgctcctcttcccccagccccacctcgctcgctgcttttcccctctcctctcctgggtCAGGTGGGACTCGCCTGCAGAGCggaggctgggagctgtggcaggtaggaggtggcccctgctgagtaggggctggcgcGGGTGATGACCTGGCGCCTCCCTGCCCgcagtaactggactttgggtgtccggtcagtagctctgaccggacactgtcaggctccctttttgactggactttccagttgaaaaccagacatcTGGCCACCCcctcgcaccagtgccaaacataaAGATAAAACACCACGACtgttcctactcaagattcccctgtttatgcatccaaggattgtatTAGCCAATTGCATCGGGAGCTCATTATCTACCACAACCCCCAAAgccttttcagaatcactgcttcccgggaatgagtcccccatcctgtaactaTGGCCAACAGTCTTTGTTCCCAGAGGTATACATTTACATGTAGTCCTATTATAATGCACACTGTTTGCATTCAGCTTAGCAAGCGATCCAGCTCGCTCTGTATCAGTAACCTGTCCCCTTCACTGTTAACCACTCCCCCCAgtgtgtgtgtcatctgcaaacatcATCAGTGATGCTTTTCTCTTTTCTGCCAAGACATTGTAAAAATGTGACACAGGTTAGAGCCAAGACTTGATCCCTGCGGGACGCCACTAGACATAGACCCagttgatgattccctgtttatagCTACATTTGCAGACCGATCAATCACCCAAGGTTTAAACCATTTAATGTGGGCTGTGTTCATTTTATAGCATTCTagttttcttaatcaaaatgtcgtaCAGTACCAACTCAGACACCTTCCAGGGGTCTCAGTCTGTTACGTCAACACAATTACCTTCATCAATCAAACTTGTACCCTCATCAAAAATATATAGCacattagtttgacaggatctattttccataaacccatgttgatgggcattaattatattacccttcttTAACTCtgttaatcaagtcccatatcagccactccattatctctATTTCAGGGACCCCCTGCAACACCCCCCTTCACATCCTCCCACAAGGCCGGGGCTCTATGGGTCCCTCATGACACCGCCaag
The DNA window shown above is from Caretta caretta isolate rCarCar2 chromosome 20, rCarCar1.hap1, whole genome shotgun sequence and carries:
- the LOC125629342 gene encoding uncharacterized protein LOC125629342 translates to MRTSHKDFPVPEPHVISWMEQEGEPRVRDSQDLGEAELLGGTCAAAGGSVSENEGETPQEGGAEPPGPVSESLREAVSQSPDPEKSQSRPERQRRKTPGKRLVKSPTQCEKGFRKLKDILVLQRSHSRLRPTICSECGKGFSRSSDLIRHQITHTGEKPYTCADCGKGFSQNSNLVTHQRIHTGEKPYQCRDCEKRFSESSALIQHQRTHTGEKPYKCGECGKRFSVSSNLIRHRRTHTDEKPYICIECGESFRHKSQLRRHQKLHVGQRPFICNECGKSFSHWSKLLRHQRTHTGERPSTCSECGKSFSQNSHLVQHRRTHTGEKPYRCGDCGKSFSWSSNLIQHQRIHTGEKPYQCGECGKSFTQSKNLIKHQRTHSGARPHRCTECGRGFTQSTNLLKHQRLHAARQSQPCPECGQAFRESAELERHRAEAHGHEPFICVECGESFAKSATLNRHKRVHKPLFVR